A genomic stretch from Candidatus Zixiibacteriota bacterium includes:
- a CDS encoding arsenate reductase ArsC produces the protein MINILFVCTGNSCRSQMAEGFARYFSNGRFRIKSAGLFPTGIHPMTVKTMKEAGIDISDQTSDMLNPAMVEWCDYFITLCGSARDRCPAVPPKVKHFHWDIENPDILYISEEDRRREFARVRDEIKRYVEKLFLQIEKGEI, from the coding sequence ATGATAAATATTCTTTTTGTTTGCACCGGGAATTCCTGCCGCAGCCAGATGGCCGAGGGATTTGCACGGTACTTTTCCAACGGGAGATTCCGGATTAAATCGGCCGGACTCTTCCCCACCGGCATTCATCCGATGACCGTTAAGACGATGAAGGAAGCCGGCATCGATATCTCCGATCAGACCTCGGATATGCTGAATCCGGCGATGGTTGAGTGGTGCGACTACTTTATTACTCTCTGCGGCTCGGCCCGCGATCGCTGCCCCGCCGTTCCGCCAAAAGTAAAGCATTTCCACTGGGATATCGAAAATCCCGATATTCTTTATATTTCCGAAGAAGACCGCCGCCGCGAATTTGCCCGAGTAAGGGATGAAATTAAACGATATGTAGAGAAACTTTTCCTCCAAATAGAAAAAGGAGAGATATGA
- a CDS encoding pitrilysin family protein, giving the protein MKKPLLFVTLILMIGLALPVIGMAQDSMQFPVNEFTIANGMTFLVVERHTSPVFSGFITVAVGSAYEKTGNIGSAHLLEHMMFKGSQTVGTTDYPAESALMVKEDSVWAKIDEARRQARYIKINHPENLDLHLKYIDSLKVVLDSLSAQSSRYVLQNEFDRIYTRNGAGEFNANTGYDRTQYYVSLPANRLELWFNMESDRMKYPAFREFFPERDVVGEERRGSVENSADSKMMEQLIGASFIAHPYRLFWEWQSEVLNLSRNDLADFFKTYYIPKRITVAVVGDVKTEEVKMLAEKYFGDMPGGPEPEPIYTVEPDQPGERRVEVVFESSPTVFIAYHMTAFDSPEQPAFQVINRLLADGRTSRLYKTLVLEKQICLDISAGYFPGAELGDNFPGIFTIYAYPKEGISTADVEKEIYAELNKLAAAPVDDKELTKIKNRIDAEFVWGFYSNLGLADKLAVAQNMAQDWHYLLKFRSNLKAVTANDIMSTAKKYFTKENRTVATLIPKQTGDAQ; this is encoded by the coding sequence ATGAAGAAACCTTTATTATTTGTCACTCTTATACTAATGATCGGACTGGCCCTGCCTGTCATCGGCATGGCGCAGGATTCAATGCAGTTTCCGGTCAACGAGTTTACGATTGCCAATGGGATGACTTTCCTGGTCGTGGAACGTCACACCTCGCCGGTCTTTTCCGGATTTATCACCGTAGCGGTCGGCTCCGCCTACGAGAAAACCGGCAATATCGGCTCGGCCCATCTTCTGGAACATATGATGTTCAAAGGGTCGCAGACAGTCGGAACGACCGACTACCCGGCCGAGTCGGCGCTGATGGTCAAAGAGGATTCGGTCTGGGCCAAAATCGATGAGGCCCGGCGGCAGGCCCGCTATATCAAGATTAATCATCCGGAGAACTTGGATCTGCATTTGAAATATATCGATAGCCTGAAAGTAGTGCTCGATTCGCTCAGCGCGCAAAGTTCCCGGTATGTATTACAGAATGAGTTCGATCGGATTTACACCCGCAACGGAGCGGGGGAATTCAATGCCAACACCGGCTATGACCGAACGCAGTACTATGTCTCGCTTCCCGCCAACCGTCTTGAGCTCTGGTTCAACATGGAATCGGATCGGATGAAATATCCGGCTTTCCGCGAGTTTTTTCCCGAGCGCGATGTGGTCGGTGAGGAGCGTCGCGGATCGGTGGAGAACAGCGCCGATAGTAAGATGATGGAGCAACTGATCGGCGCCTCCTTTATTGCCCATCCCTATCGCCTTTTCTGGGAATGGCAATCGGAAGTCCTTAACCTTAGCCGGAATGATCTGGCCGACTTTTTCAAGACCTATTATATCCCAAAAAGAATAACGGTGGCGGTCGTGGGCGATGTCAAAACCGAGGAAGTAAAAATGCTGGCCGAGAAATATTTCGGCGATATGCCGGGCGGACCGGAACCTGAACCAATCTATACTGTCGAGCCGGATCAACCCGGCGAGCGCCGTGTCGAAGTAGTTTTTGAATCTTCGCCGACGGTCTTTATTGCCTATCATATGACCGCATTTGATTCGCCGGAACAGCCGGCGTTCCAGGTAATAAACCGCCTGCTGGCTGATGGCCGCACCTCACGTTTGTATAAAACTCTGGTGCTCGAAAAGCAGATCTGTCTTGACATTTCGGCCGGTTATTTCCCCGGCGCCGAGCTGGGTGACAATTTCCCCGGAATTTTTACAATCTATGCCTATCCTAAAGAGGGGATCAGTACGGCCGATGTCGAAAAGGAAATTTATGCTGAGTTGAATAAACTCGCGGCCGCTCCCGTTGACGATAAGGAGTTGACCAAAATCAAGAATCGTATCGATGCCGAATTTGTCTGGGGCTTCTATTCCAATCTGGGCCTGGCCGACAAACTAGCGGTCGCTCAGAATATGGCCCAAGATTGGCATTATCTCCTAAAATTCCGCAGCAACCTCAAGGCCGTGACGGCCAATGATATCATGAGTACCGCCAAAAAATACTTCACTAAGGAAAATCGGACGGTGGCGACGCTTATTCCCAAGCAGACAGGAGATGCCCAATGA